The Pelodiscus sinensis isolate JC-2024 chromosome 24, ASM4963464v1, whole genome shotgun sequence genomic interval cagcctgctctaaccactagcccccactcccctggcGCTGCTCACTACATCTCCCTTCCCAGCTCTTTGAGCCCGAGAGCTGCACCTACACCTACCTGCTGGCCGACCGGGAGAGCAAGGAGGCCGTTCTGATCGACCCCGTGCTGGAGACGGCCAAGCGGGATGCAAAACTGGTGCGGGAGCTGGGCCTCAACTTGCTGTTCGCAGGTGAGAGCCGCCCTGGGAGGCTCCCTGGGCCAGGGAACGGGTCCGGGGCCTTTCCCCTCCAGGGGCATCGACCCTGATGCAGCCccagcccggggggaggggcagccggctCTAGGGCCAGGGGATGAGACCAGGGAACTTTCCCCTCCGGCCCCAGGGCGGGCACTGGCTGGTTTCTGGTGGGGGCTGGAAAAAGGGGGCACAGGCCTTTCCCCTccagggagcgccggccccgatgcagcccagggcgggcacTGGCTGGTTTCTGGTGGGGGCTGGAAAAAGGGGGCACAGGCCTTtcccctccagggggcgccggccccgatGCAGCCcaggggggcactggctggctcaggggggccGGGCCAGGTTCCCGTCACTCAGTCCCTGGTTGTGTCCCCGCAGCCAACACGCACTGCCACGCCGACCACATCACGGGCACCGGGCTGCTGAAGAAGATGCTGCCGGGCTGCCGCAGCGTCATCGCCAAGGACAGCGGCGCCTCGGCCGACATCCACATCCAGGAGGGCCACGCCCTGGAATTCGGGGCCTTCGTAAGTCACCTGGGCGCCCCGACTGCTGGGTTCCCTGCCGCTCTGGGGGGGacgtggggtctagtggttagagcaggagggctggacgcCCCGACTGCTGGGTTCCCTGccactctgggaggagagtggggtctagtggttagagcaggagggctgggcgcccacactcctgggttccctgtcgctctgggaggagagtggggtctagtggttagagcaggagggctgggcgccCCGACTGCTGGGTTCCCTGacgctctgggaggagagtggggtctagtggttagagcaggagggctggacgcCCCGACTGCTGGGTTCCCTGacgctctgggaggagagtggggtctagtggttagagcaggagggctgggcgcccacactcctgggttccctgtcgctctgggaggagagtggggtctagtggttagagcaggagggctgggcgccCCGACTGCTGGGTTCCCTGacgctctgggaggagagtggggtctagtggttagagcaggagggctgggcgcccacactcctgggttccctgtcgctctgggaggagagtggggtctagtggttagagcaggagggctgggcgccCACACTCCTGGGTTCCCTGCCGCTCTGGGGGGGacgtggggtctagtggttagagcccggGGCTAGGAGCCAGCACTCCTGGGTCCCATGGAGGGTCATGTCGCTGTCCCCCCGTCTGCAGGCCCTAGAAGCCCGAGCCACGCCCGGACACACGGACGGCTGCCTGACCTACGTGCTGAATGACAGGACCATGGCCTTCACCGGGGACGCACTGCTGATCCGGGGCTGCGGCCGCACGGACTTCCAGCAGGGTGCGgcgagctggggggctgggcggagggggggcgttgccggggggaggggatctCAGGGGTGGGGTGAATGGTAACATGGGGGGAGGATGGTGGTTGCCACGGCAATGGGGGATATCTCCAGGTCATGTCCAGCCTTTCCTATGGGGATAGGGGTTATCTCTAGGGTGTGATTGGCAGTTCCCATGGTGACGGAGGGGGTCTCTGGCTCTACCATAGTGATGAGGAACACGGGGGCTGGTTGCCATGGCgctggcagggtgtgtggggctcggGCAGGGGGTGCTATGGGGCGTGCCGGGGGCTCGGGCTGTGCGAGTCCCCCAGCCCACGGTAACCAGCCCCCccgtctggccccaggctccccggAGACCCTGTACCGCTCCGTGCACGAGAAAATCTTCACGCTGCCCGGAGACTGTCTGATCTACCCCGCCCACGACTACACGGGTGAGGCGgcgcggggggctggggcgggagtCAGCGGGGCGGCGGCCCTGGggccctagggggcgctgtggcgggggggctggggcgggagtCAGCGGGGCGGCGGCGCTGGCCCTAGGGCCCTAGGGGCGctgtggcggggggggctggggcaggagtcagCAGGCGGCGGCGCTGGCCCTGGggccctagggggcgctgtggcggggggggctggggcaggagtcagCAGGCGGCGGCGCTGGCCCTGGggccctagggggcgctgtggcggggggggctggggcaggagtcagcaggcggtggtgctggccctggggccctagggggcgctgtggcggggggggctggggcaggagtcagCAGGCGGCGGCGCTGGCCCTGGggccctagggggcgctgtggcgggggggctggggcaggagtcagCGGGGCGGCGGCGCTGGCCCTGGggccctagggggcgctgtggcggggggctggggcaggagtcagCGGGGCGGCGGCGCTGGCCCTGGggccctagggggcgctgtggcaggggggctggggcaggagtcagCAGGCGGCGGCGCTggccctagggggcgctgtggcggggggggctggggcaggagtcagCGGGGCGGCGGCGCTGGCCCTGGggccctagggggcgctgtggcaggggggcggggccgcagggCGCGGGCTCCCCCTGCTGGTGCCGAGTCTCACCCGCCCCGCTGCCCCCTGCAGGCCAGACGGTGTCCACGGTGGAGGAAGAGCGGACCCTGAACCCCCGCCTGACCCAGAGCCTCGAGGCCTTCGTCCAGCTGATGAACAACCTGAATCTGCCGAAACCAAAAAAAATGGGTGAGACTGGGGGCCCGGATCCCTGGGGTCCCTcctcgggctgggctgggggctcggcgcagtggggggaggggcccg includes:
- the LOC142819500 gene encoding persulfide dioxygenase ETHE1, mitochondrial-like isoform X2, yielding MARRTPCTCRAQGQRLLFRQLFEPESCTYTYLLADRESKEAVLIDPVLETAKRDAKLVRELGLNLLFAANTHCHADHITGTGLLKKMLPGCRSVIAKDSGASADIHIQEGHALEFGAFALEARATPGHTDGCLTYVLNDRTMAFTGDALLIRGCGRTDFQQGSPETLYRSVHEKIFTLPGDCLIYPAHDYTGQTVSTVEEERTLNPRLTQSLEAFVQLMNNLNLPKPKKMDFAVPANLKCGIQDVET
- the LOC142819500 gene encoding persulfide dioxygenase ETHE1, mitochondrial-like isoform X1, translating into MGTGGWQAGGVPGSVPPGSAVVTGSVLPQGQGLFEPESCTYTYLLADRESKEAVLIDPVLETAKRDAKLVRELGLNLLFAANTHCHADHITGTGLLKKMLPGCRSVIAKDSGASADIHIQEGHALEFGAFALEARATPGHTDGCLTYVLNDRTMAFTGDALLIRGCGRTDFQQGSPETLYRSVHEKIFTLPGDCLIYPAHDYTGQTVSTVEEERTLNPRLTQSLEAFVQLMNNLNLPKPKKMDFAVPANLKCGIQDVET